Proteins from one Fervidicoccaceae archaeon genomic window:
- a CDS encoding ABC transporter permease subunit, with protein sequence MDVYAVLWKELKDLSRDRRTLIAVVILPLLSLPLLGAVTLAVYRTQPIAFALVNGDGSSISSEIEDQLKQLILISAQASGQRAEIYEEGSLESALKNPLLDYVVYIPPGFGKNASSVDYVAYLEGFKRADTARADTAQSIFFSAVSYLSSSIAQQRIEVLLKEANLTAAPEVIMQPVRVKQSSYVSGGGQAPPNAEELNYTARMLAFALFFVTTPALSYMVDSIMGEKERKTIESLLSLPVSRKSLLGGKIMASSIIGILAGAADVAGVVLYFYLISLAFGGGGVFLDLGLIAVHSLDVAITAFATCAMVSPLIISSRSSRGANATTAAVTGLAIIIFFLALLADVSRLPSYAYYPLLLIPYMNSVMVLLSYVQGSMLSLALHLLLLLGETALLYALAFRMFKPESLLMPPIGEE encoded by the coding sequence ATGGATGTCTATGCAGTTCTTTGGAAGGAGCTGAAAGATCTATCAAGGGATAGGAGGACATTGATAGCTGTTGTTATCCTCCCTCTTCTCTCGCTTCCACTGCTCGGAGCAGTAACGCTCGCAGTTTACAGGACGCAGCCTATAGCATTTGCTTTAGTCAATGGGGACGGGAGCAGCATATCCAGTGAAATTGAGGATCAACTGAAACAGCTGATCCTCATCTCAGCTCAAGCTTCTGGTCAGAGAGCTGAGATCTATGAGGAGGGAAGCCTCGAGAGTGCATTGAAGAATCCGCTGCTCGACTATGTTGTTTACATCCCACCTGGCTTCGGAAAAAACGCGAGTAGTGTTGATTATGTTGCTTATCTGGAGGGATTCAAGAGAGCAGACACTGCGAGAGCCGATACTGCTCAGAGCATCTTCTTCAGCGCTGTCAGCTATCTCTCATCCTCAATAGCACAGCAGAGGATCGAGGTTCTACTGAAGGAAGCCAATTTGACGGCAGCCCCAGAGGTAATAATGCAGCCGGTTAGGGTCAAGCAGAGCTCATATGTTTCCGGGGGCGGACAGGCTCCTCCAAATGCTGAGGAGCTCAACTACACTGCAAGAATGCTTGCCTTTGCCCTCTTCTTCGTGACTACCCCCGCACTGAGCTACATGGTTGACAGTATTATGGGGGAAAAAGAGAGGAAGACGATAGAGTCCCTTCTTTCCCTCCCAGTCAGCAGGAAGTCTCTGCTCGGAGGAAAGATCATGGCGAGCAGTATAATAGGTATATTGGCAGGAGCGGCAGATGTGGCAGGAGTAGTTCTATATTTCTATCTCATATCATTGGCTTTTGGAGGCGGAGGCGTATTTCTAGACCTGGGCCTTATAGCAGTGCACAGCCTGGATGTTGCAATAACGGCTTTTGCCACCTGCGCTATGGTCTCCCCGCTCATAATAAGCTCGAGGAGCTCCAGGGGGGCAAATGCTACAACTGCAGCAGTAACTGGGCTGGCAATTATAATATTCTTCCTTGCCCTTCTAGCAGATGTGAGCAGGCTCCCATCATATGCCTACTACCCTCTCCTTCTGATCCCCTACATGAACAGTGTCATGGTTCTATTGTCCTATGTTCAGGGTTCAATGCTTTCCTTGGCGCTCCATCTTCTCCTCCTCTTAGGAGAGACTGCACTCCTCTACGCACTTGCCTTCAGAATGTTCAAGCCGGAGTCCCTTCTTATGCCTCCAATTGGAGAGGAATGA
- a CDS encoding biotin/lipoyl-containing protein, which translates to MSEYKVRVNGKEYIVRILGEKEGKIEVEVEGTRLSVSVEAFAQSRAEKNETIRREAPSASQLTPPVQTPEVSAQAAVPKTPSPITTVPSSQPAPPVGGVVLNRVPGKVKEIKVAEGQRVEAGQTVVVIESMKMDIEIRSNRSGIVKAIYVKPGQFAQKEAPLLLVE; encoded by the coding sequence TTGAGCGAGTATAAGGTAAGGGTCAACGGTAAGGAATACATCGTGAGGATTTTGGGAGAGAAGGAAGGAAAAATCGAGGTTGAAGTTGAGGGAACAAGGCTGAGCGTTAGCGTCGAAGCGTTTGCCCAGTCCCGTGCAGAGAAAAATGAAACAATTCGGAGAGAGGCCCCATCAGCTTCCCAGCTAACTCCTCCAGTTCAGACTCCCGAAGTTTCAGCACAGGCAGCAGTCCCTAAGACCCCATCTCCTATAACTACAGTTCCATCTTCACAACCAGCTCCACCTGTAGGGGGAGTTGTGCTCAACAGAGTTCCCGGTAAGGTTAAGGAAATCAAGGTAGCTGAGGGACAGCGTGTAGAGGCCGGTCAAACAGTTGTTGTCATAGAGTCAATGAAGATGGACATAGAGATAAGGTCGAACAGGTCTGGGATAGTGAAGGCAATATACGTTAAGCCCGGTCAATTTGCTCAGAAAGAAGCTCCCCTACTTTTAGTTGAGTGA
- a CDS encoding sodium ion-translocating decarboxylase subunit beta produces the protein MIPIDFSQAIPLLSLPTEEILIRLFLIVGGILVIYGGIKEILEPLIMIPFGLGVASANAAYLALKVNGVVLNNPHVAWNLTGYEWIQYFWLQPIYNFTFMTGLIAALVFMGIGVLTDISFLLARPYVSMILAAFAELGTVFTFPIATYLGLTPKQAASVALIGGADGPIVLFSSTVLAPELFIPITVVGYLYLSLLYLYHEKLAEIVIPKSMASRIMPPSSVQVGKAEKIAFAIIVPVLLSAIFPSASPLLLAFFIGVLIREVGNERYVKLLDEVILSVSTFFLALVLGVSTTSSDIMDPVVGKILLLGITALFLSSLGGMIGGIILSYISKGKLNPLLGVAGVSCVPTTAKLAQKLAFKLNPENYMIMELMGPNVAGVITTAIVAALYLSALM, from the coding sequence ATGATTCCAATCGATTTCTCACAGGCAATACCCCTATTATCACTTCCAACAGAAGAAATTCTCATAAGGCTGTTCCTCATAGTTGGAGGAATACTGGTCATCTATGGTGGGATCAAGGAAATACTTGAGCCCCTGATAATGATACCTTTTGGTCTTGGAGTTGCTTCGGCAAATGCTGCCTATCTAGCGCTGAAGGTCAATGGAGTAGTGCTCAACAATCCGCATGTTGCCTGGAACCTGACCGGGTATGAGTGGATACAGTACTTCTGGCTTCAACCCATCTACAATTTCACATTCATGACCGGACTCATCGCAGCTCTAGTCTTCATGGGAATAGGGGTTTTGACGGATATATCTTTTCTGTTAGCCCGTCCATATGTTAGCATGATACTGGCTGCTTTCGCAGAGCTGGGAACAGTTTTCACATTCCCAATTGCTACCTATTTGGGACTTACCCCGAAGCAGGCTGCATCCGTAGCACTAATAGGAGGGGCAGACGGTCCAATAGTGCTGTTCTCCTCAACAGTCCTAGCACCGGAGCTTTTCATACCTATAACCGTTGTAGGTTATCTGTATCTGAGCTTGCTATATCTGTATCACGAGAAGCTCGCTGAAATAGTGATACCGAAGTCTATGGCATCTAGGATTATGCCTCCATCTAGCGTTCAGGTCGGAAAAGCTGAAAAGATAGCCTTTGCAATAATAGTGCCAGTGCTGCTTAGCGCAATATTCCCATCAGCTTCTCCATTACTCCTCGCATTCTTCATTGGAGTATTGATAAGGGAGGTTGGCAATGAGAGATATGTGAAGCTGCTGGATGAAGTCATTCTGAGCGTCTCGACATTCTTTCTGGCTCTCGTCCTTGGAGTATCAACAACCAGCAGTGATATAATGGATCCAGTTGTTGGAAAGATATTACTCCTAGGAATTACAGCGCTTTTCCTATCCAGCCTTGGAGGAATGATAGGAGGAATAATATTGAGCTATATAAGCAAGGGAAAGCTGAACCCCCTACTTGGAGTGGCTGGAGTGTCATGCGTTCCCACAACCGCAAAGCTAGCACAGAAGCTCGCCTTTAAGCTGAACCCGGAAAACTACATGATAATGGAGCTAATGGGTCCAAATGTTGCCGGAGTTATTACCACAGCTATAGTTGCTGCTCTATATCTCTCTGCTCTCATGTGA
- a CDS encoding carboxyl transferase domain-containing protein has protein sequence MGKEELYKQLISKREEALLGGGREAIDKQHKEGKMTARERIEYLLDQGSFTEIDMFVTHRATGFGMEKRYGLGDGVVTGFGRIGGRPVFIAAQDFTFMGGSLGEKQAEKIVKTMRTALSVGAPMIFLNDSGGARIQEGVDSLKGYGDIFYMNVMSSGIIPQIAAIMGPCAGGAVYSPALMDFILMTDRTSYMFITGPRVVKAALGEEVDEQSLGGAEVHASKSGIASLVGKDDRETLDLIKKLLSYIPSNNTEDPPYIKTEDPIERQDQELDALLPDDPDKPYDVKEVIEKVFDRGSFFEIFPHWAPNAVVGFARLGGRTVGVVANQPNYMGGSLDIDSSDKIARFVRFLDSFNIPIVTFVDVPGFMPGTTQEHGGIIRHGAKILFAYSEATVPKLTVILRKAYGGAYIAMGSRHLGADYVVAWPTAEIAVMGPSGAVEILYRKEISQIADAEERKRFLEKITQEYKEKLATPYMAAARGYIDDVVLPRETRERLYRALEVLSTKREVRVRTPPKKHGNMPV, from the coding sequence ATGGGAAAAGAGGAGCTTTACAAGCAGCTCATTTCTAAAAGGGAAGAGGCACTTCTAGGAGGAGGAAGAGAGGCAATAGATAAGCAGCACAAGGAAGGGAAGATGACTGCGAGGGAGAGAATAGAATACCTCCTCGACCAGGGAAGCTTCACAGAGATCGACATGTTTGTGACTCACAGAGCAACTGGATTCGGAATGGAAAAGAGATATGGACTTGGAGACGGCGTAGTAACAGGCTTCGGAAGGATAGGAGGGAGACCTGTATTCATAGCTGCCCAGGACTTCACATTCATGGGGGGAAGCCTTGGAGAGAAGCAGGCTGAGAAGATAGTAAAAACCATGAGAACAGCATTGAGTGTAGGAGCCCCAATGATATTTCTGAATGATAGCGGAGGAGCTAGAATTCAAGAAGGAGTTGACAGCCTAAAGGGGTATGGGGACATATTCTACATGAACGTTATGTCCAGCGGCATTATTCCCCAGATCGCAGCCATAATGGGTCCATGTGCAGGGGGGGCCGTTTACAGTCCAGCACTCATGGACTTCATATTGATGACGGATAGGACAAGTTACATGTTCATAACTGGTCCAAGGGTAGTCAAGGCCGCTCTAGGAGAGGAAGTTGACGAGCAGTCCCTTGGAGGAGCTGAGGTTCATGCTTCAAAGAGCGGCATAGCCAGCCTTGTAGGAAAGGATGATAGGGAAACTCTCGATTTAATAAAAAAACTCCTTAGCTACATTCCAAGCAACAATACAGAGGACCCCCCATACATAAAGACCGAGGATCCCATTGAGAGGCAGGACCAGGAGCTTGATGCTCTTCTTCCAGATGATCCTGACAAGCCATATGATGTGAAGGAGGTAATAGAAAAGGTATTCGACAGAGGCAGCTTCTTCGAGATATTTCCTCACTGGGCTCCAAATGCTGTTGTCGGTTTTGCGAGGCTTGGGGGTAGGACTGTAGGTGTAGTTGCAAATCAGCCAAACTACATGGGAGGATCCCTGGACATTGACTCAAGTGATAAGATAGCTAGGTTCGTCAGGTTCCTCGATTCATTTAACATTCCCATAGTAACATTCGTCGATGTTCCAGGATTCATGCCAGGAACTACACAGGAGCATGGCGGAATCATAAGGCATGGAGCAAAGATACTGTTCGCATATAGCGAAGCTACAGTTCCAAAGCTCACTGTTATATTAAGAAAAGCATACGGAGGAGCATATATAGCCATGGGGAGCAGGCATCTGGGAGCAGATTACGTTGTAGCATGGCCAACTGCTGAAATAGCTGTGATGGGGCCTTCAGGAGCAGTGGAGATTCTTTACAGAAAAGAAATCTCTCAGATAGCGGATGCCGAGGAGAGAAAGAGATTTCTTGAAAAGATAACACAGGAATACAAGGAGAAGCTGGCCACTCCGTACATGGCAGCAGCTAGAGGGTATATAGATGATGTTGTCCTGCCGAGAGAAACGAGGGAAAGGCTCTACAGGGCTCTCGAAGTCCTATCTACAAAGAGGGAAGTGAGGGTCAGAACCCCTCCGAAAAAGCATGGGAATATGCCTGTGTGA
- a CDS encoding molybdopterin-guanine dinucleotide biosynthesis protein MobB, whose product MIIMRIATITGKKKSGKTRLAEYLASSLSRRFCIAFVKHIHHPGELLDREGSDTYRLTRAGAVTVVGVSPDALFLRTRKSEEDIDTALKLIQDASPNCDLILIEGFYRKLSAREGIIRIYVSQNEEDALSIAAQDPRPSIIYCEKCSFDKAGGIPVAKHPQDILVLLERALEREF is encoded by the coding sequence ATGATAATCATGAGGATTGCCACCATAACTGGCAAGAAGAAGTCTGGAAAGACTAGGCTTGCTGAATATCTGGCCTCGTCCCTTTCTAGGAGATTCTGCATTGCCTTTGTCAAGCACATACACCATCCTGGGGAGCTCCTGGATAGAGAGGGGAGCGATACATATAGGTTGACAAGAGCTGGAGCTGTGACCGTGGTGGGCGTTTCACCTGATGCCCTGTTCCTCAGGACTAGAAAGAGCGAAGAAGATATAGACACTGCATTGAAGCTCATCCAAGATGCTTCTCCAAACTGCGACCTTATACTCATCGAGGGCTTTTACAGAAAGCTCTCTGCCAGAGAGGGGATAATAAGAATCTATGTTTCGCAGAACGAGGAGGATGCTCTATCCATTGCAGCTCAGGATCCCAGGCCATCGATCATATACTGCGAAAAATGCAGCTTTGACAAGGCTGGAGGAATACCTGTAGCTAAACATCCGCAGGATATCCTTGTTCTTCTAGAGAGAGCTCTAGAACGGGAATTTTGA